The sequence below is a genomic window from Ornithobacterium rhinotracheale.
ATGTATCAAGTATTCCGCAGAACATTTTATATTTTTTAAAAGCACTAATTGCGGATTAATTGTTGCCTTTTCGGGCAATTCCGTAATGAGCGCCGTTTTCCCTACCGATGCTGTTTTGGTAAAAACAATATCCCCAACGTTTGCCATAATCTCGGGCGATTCTTCGTATTTATACCAAGAGATATAAGTGCATTTTTCAAAGGATAAGCCATCATCTGTAATATTAGAAGGGCTTAAAGAAATAGCTCCTTCTCCCTTTTCTACTAAATCCTTTCTGGTATACCCTCTAAATCCTATTCTTCCTTTTATTTCGCACACCTCCCCCAGCGTTTTCCATTCCACGGGTGCGCCTTGTAGTAATTTTTCTAAATAGTTCATGGTTGTTTATTTATCCTCTTGGGTGATTTCCTTAATGATTTGAGCAATCTCCCCACGCAGCTGGCTGATTTTGGCAACGGTTTGATCAATTTCGGCATTGAGCTGATTGATGTCAACCACTTCGCGCGTGTCTTTTGTCTCTACATAGGTGCTCACGGAAAGATTGTAATCATTTTTCGCGATGGTGCTGTTGTCCACCCAAGCGGTAAGGTGTGGCACGTCCTCTTTTTTGTCAAAAAGCTCGATGATGTGGGCGATATGATCATCGGTCAGCACATTGTTATTGGTTTCTTTTTTGAAGAATTCTTCACCGCTGGCGTTGATGAACTGGGTTTTTGTGTCGGGTTTATGCTTAGAAAGTACCAAAATATTGGTGGCGATACTTGTCCCAAAAAATAAGTTGGGCGGCAGGGCAATAACGGTTTCTACAAAGTTATTGTCTACCAAATATTGGCGGATTTTTTGCTCAGCACCACCGCGGTAAAAAATACCAGGGAAGGTAACAATCGCCGCACGCCCTCTGGCAGAAAGATAGCTTAACGCATGGAGAATAAAAGCAAAATCCGCTTTGGATTTTGGCGCAAGTACGCCCGCGGGTGCAAAACGCTCGTCATTAATCAGGGTGGGATCATCTGAACCAATCCAATTCACGGAATAGGGCGGATTGGAAACAATGGCATCAAAGGGTTTTTCATCGCCATATTTTGGAGTAAGAAGCGTATCACCCAACGCAATGTCAAATTTGTCATAATTGATGTTATGCAAAAACATATTCATACGCGCGAGGTTATAGGTGGTGTGGTTGATTTCTTGGCCGAAAAATCCCTCTTGAACCAAGTGTTGATCAAACTGCTTTTTAGCTTGTAAGAGTAAAGAACCCGAACCGCAAGCAGGGTCATAAATTTTATTGACTTCTGTCTGTCCGTGCATCGCCAGCTGTGCAATGAGTTTAGAAACATTCTGCGGGGTGAAAAACTCACCACCCGATTTGCCCGCATTGGCAGCGTAGTTGGAAATCAAAAATTCATAAGCATCGCCAAATAGGTCAATATGGTTATCCTCAAAATGCCCAAAATCCAAATCTGCCACGCCTTTAATCACGGCAGCAAGACGTTTGTTCTTATCCTCTACTGTGTTGCCTAAGCGCGAGCTGGTGACATCAAAATCAGCAAAAAGTCCTTTAATATCCCGCTCGGAATCGTACCCGTTAGCAGAGCTTTCAATGGCGTCAAAGATTTTTTTCAAATCCATATTTAGCTCAGGATCGATGTGAGCATTTTTAGCGATATTGGCAAAAAGCTGTGAGGGGTAGATGAAATAGCCTTTGGTTTTAATCGCATCCTCTTTAATCTCTGGGGTGATGGCATCATCAGGGAAACTGGCGTAATTTACCTCAGGATCGCCGCCCTCAATGTAATTAGAAAAATTTTCGCTGATAAAGCGGTAAAAAAGAGTTCCTAAAACGAATTGTTTAAAACTCCAGCCATCTACGGCGCCACGGACTTCATTGGCAATCTGCCAGATTCTGCGTTGCAATTCATCGCGTTGTTGTGTGCTTGTCATATTTTTGTTACTTATGCTTAAAAAAACGCCGCCACATTCTTAAACAGAAAACAGACAATCGGCATTTTTTTTACTTTGAATTGCTAAGATAATATTATTTTGGTTTTCTTTTCTTAAATCAAAAAATATCTTCATTTTGACTTCAGATTAATTAAAACTAAAAAAAAAAGGGGGGGGGCTAAATTTCGATTAAAACAATAAAAATTGAAAAAATCTTATACACTACACATATCGCACATCTTTAAACCCCTTATGCATAATTTATTTAGTTAAAATATCTAAACCAATCTCAATCATCTCATTTACAGATTCTTTATAGCTTTGCAAAAACTCTCCCGTAGTGCGGTTTGCTATGATGCAATTGAGAGATAAAGCTTTATGCCCCAACATCTTAGAAAACGAATAGATTGCAGAAGTTTCCATCTCAAAATTATCTAAACCACAAGTATGCAAATGGTCTAAAAAATCATTATCCAGAGATTTTAATCTCACTTGGCGCCCCTGCGGACCATAAAATCCTGATAGAGAGCCTGTGTTTCCTAAAACCGTTTGACTTTTAAATAATTTAAGCAAATCACTATCACACTCAGAGGTGTAAACCATCGGGCGAATACTTTCATATTTAAAATCTTTTAAAAACAATTCTTGAAATTGCGAATTCTGATGCTGTGGGTAGAAGTGCATAAGCCCATCAAAACCAGCAGTATAGCGCGAAGCTACAAAATCCCCTGCTTTTATCGATGGATTCACGGTGCCTGATGTGCCAAAACGCACAAATTTAAGCGATTTTTTTTCGTCCTTAATCTCTCTTGTATGCAAATCCACATTCACCAGCGCATCTAGTTCGTTGATTACAATATCAATATTATCTGTCCCAATTCCCGAAGAAAGAACTGTTAATCTTTTACCATTTTTAACACCCGTATGAGTTACAAATTCTCGCTTATGCTTCTGAATTTCTACCTCATCAAAGAATTTAGACACACGAGACACGCGCTCGGGGTCACCCACGAGAATGATGGTATCGGCAATGTCTTCTGGCAATAGATTCAAATGGTACACGCTCCCATCGGGGTTTAGCGGCAGTTCTGAGGCTTTTATCATTTTTTATTTATTTTTTTAAGTTGAGCTTCCTAAGGTAAGATTTTCTTTTTGAAAAAACAAAATTTGAAATGATTTTATAGCGGAGGGCGCAAAAATTCTAAGCCTTGAATTTCTAGATTTCTTAAAATAAAATAGATTATGACTAGGACTAAAAGAGCCTTCGCAAACAAGTGGTGATTAAGTATTCGGACTTGGTAGTGGGTGCCGAAAATGTAGTTTGTGGCTTTTACCCCGAGAGCGTATAAGACGAGCGGAAGCATAATCACCAGCAGAGAATTATACCTAAATGCTTGGTTTAAATTAAAGTTTAAAAGCTGAAAAACAGCCCTTTGAGAGCCACACCCAGGGCAATACAATCCTAAAAACGAATAGCTTGGACACTTGGGAAAGCCCTCCACTTCTGAGGGATTGTAGCTACCGTATAAAAATAATAAAGCTCCGCCCAGAAACAGGACAGAGCTCAATATTAATACTTTTTTTAACTTCATTTATAAACTTGGTACTACAAATTTTCCAGTTTTTCTTTGGCCAAAGTTAAAACTTTATCTAGACCTTCTGGTAATTTTCCGCCCGCGGTGGCAAATGTAGGCTGCCCTCCGCCACCTCCGTGGATTTCCTTTGCCCACTCGCGCACTAAATTTCCTGCGTGCAAGGATTTTCCCTTGGCCAAGGCATCGCTAATTCCTACGGAGATTGTAGCTTTGCCCTCGTAAAGATTGGCCACTACAATGAAGGCGTTTTCCAGCTCAGTTTTTAATTGAAATATTAAATCTTTGATGAGCGCATTATCCATTTCGGCACGCGCAAAGATTGCGTTAATACCATTTATTTCAACTACTTGGCTTTTCCACTCTTGCTTCACGCCTTTTGCTTGCTCGCGCTTTAATTGCTCAATCTCTGCTTTAAGTTTCTCATTTTCAGCTTGCAACGAAACCACGGCTTTTAGTGGCTCTTTATTTACATTTAATTGAGATTGAATTTGTTGCAATTCTGCCTCATTGTTTTTAAAATATTCTAAGGCTTCTGTGCCTGTGATGGCTTCAATTCTGCGGATTCCTGCGGCCACGGCTGATTCGTTTTGAATTTTAAAATACCATATATCTGCTGTGTTTGGCACATGCGTTCCGCCACAAAGCTCTTTGCTCTCGCCAAACTGAATCAAACGCACATTATCGCCATATTTTTCGCCAAATAGTGCCATTGCACCTTTTGCCAAAGCTTCTTCTTTTGGTATGCTTCGGAACTCTTGTAGGGCGATTTTTTCTTTAATTTTCTGATTTACAAACTGCTCTACTGCTAAAATCTCTTCTGGGGATAATTTTTTAAAGTGAGAAAAATCAAATCGCAGGTTTTTAGCATCTACTTTAGAGCCTTTTTGCTCCACATGGTTGCCTAGGATTTGGCGCAAGGCTTGGTGCAGCAGATGCGTAGCGGTGTGGTTTGCCATAATGTTTTGGCGCAAATCTTTGGCTACTATTGCTTTAAACTCCGCATTCACATCGGCAGGAAGCTCTTCCACGATATGCACACTTAGGTTGTTTTCTTTTTTAGTATCTATGATATAAGTAAGCTCGCCGTTATTAGCTTCCAGTACGCCCTTGTCGCCTACTTGCCCGCCCGATTCTGCATAAAATGGCGTAACATTGAATACTAATTGATAATATGTTTTTTTATTGCTTTCTACTTTTCGGTACTTGGTGATTTTAACATTTACCGCCGTGCTATCGTAGCCAATGAATTCCTGCTCCTCATCATCTCTAAGCACCACCCAGTCATCAGCTTTAAGGCTTGCGGCTTGTTTTGAGCGCTGTTTCTGCTTATTTAGCTCTTTTTCAAATTCGGTTTCATCTACGGAAATGCCTTTTTCTGCGAGGATTAATTGTGTTAAATCAAACGGAAAGCCATAAGTATCATACAGCTCAAAGGCTTTGGCTCCGCTCAATTTATGGTCTTGGGCATTGGCAATCATTGAATCTAAAATTAAAAGACCGTTATCCAATGTTTTGAGGAATGAGCTTTCCTCCTCTTTGATTACATTTTTGATTACATTGTACTGCTTAATTAGCTCTGGGAATGCTCCGCCCATTTCATCTTTTAGCGTATCTACTAGCTTGTAAATAAATTCCTTTTTTAGATTTAAGAAAGTAAATCCGTAACGAATGGCACGGCGCAGGATTCTGCGTATCACATAACCTGCCCCATTGTTTGATGGCAGTTGCCCATCGGCTATGGCAAATGATACGGCACGCAAATGGTCTACAATTACACGAATTGCAATATCCGTTTGCTCATTTTGCCCATATTTCACTCCTGAGATTTCCTCCAATTGCTTGATTAATCCTGAGAAAACATCGGTATCATAGTTTGAGGTTTTTCCTTGCAAAATCATACAAAGGCGCTCAAAACCCATACCAGTATCTACATTTTTGGCGGGCAATTTTTCTAGCTTGCCATCTGCCTTGCGATTAAATTCCATAAACACCAAGTTCCATACCTCAATGACTTGTGGGTGGTCTTTATTCACCAGCGTTTTTCCGTCTACCTTTTGTCTTTCTTCCAGTGGGCGAATGTCCACATGAATTTCCGAGCATGGGCCGCATGGGCCGCTTGCGCCCATTTCCCAGAAATTATCTTTTTTATTTCCGTTTAAAATTCGCTCTGGGGCTATATGCTCCTTCCAGCAATCGTAGGCCTCTTGGTCAAAGGGGGTGCCATCTTCTTGGTCTCCTTCAAAAACGGTAACATAAATCTGATTTTTATCGATTTTGTAAACTTCGGTAAGTAATTCCCAAGCCCACGCGATGGCTTCTTTTTTGAAATAATCCCCAAAAGACCAATTCCCTAGCATCTCGAACATTGTGTGGTGATAAGTATCTTTTCCCACATCATCTAAATCATTGTGCTTTCCAGAAACGCGCAAACACTTCTGCGTATCGGCAATACGGCGAAACTTAGGCTGCTGATGCCCAAGGAAAAAGTCCTTAAATTGATTCATTCCCGCATTGGTAAACATCAGAGTGGGGTCATCCTTTAAAACGATTGGCGCAGAGGCTACAATTTCGTGTTTTTTGGAGGCGAAGAAGTCTAAAAACTTGCTTCTTATTTCATTAGAT
It includes:
- a CDS encoding type I restriction-modification system subunit M; translated protein: MTSTQQRDELQRRIWQIANEVRGAVDGWSFKQFVLGTLFYRFISENFSNYIEGGDPEVNYASFPDDAITPEIKEDAIKTKGYFIYPSQLFANIAKNAHIDPELNMDLKKIFDAIESSANGYDSERDIKGLFADFDVTSSRLGNTVEDKNKRLAAVIKGVADLDFGHFEDNHIDLFGDAYEFLISNYAANAGKSGGEFFTPQNVSKLIAQLAMHGQTEVNKIYDPACGSGSLLLQAKKQFDQHLVQEGFFGQEINHTTYNLARMNMFLHNINYDKFDIALGDTLLTPKYGDEKPFDAIVSNPPYSVNWIGSDDPTLINDERFAPAGVLAPKSKADFAFILHALSYLSARGRAAIVTFPGIFYRGGAEQKIRQYLVDNNFVETVIALPPNLFFGTSIATNILVLSKHKPDTKTQFINASGEEFFKKETNNNVLTDDHIAHIIELFDKKEDVPHLTAWVDNSTIAKNDYNLSVSTYVETKDTREVVDINQLNAEIDQTVAKISQLRGEIAQIIKEITQEDK
- a CDS encoding nucleoside phosphorylase translates to MIKASELPLNPDGSVYHLNLLPEDIADTIILVGDPERVSRVSKFFDEVEIQKHKREFVTHTGVKNGKRLTVLSSGIGTDNIDIVINELDALVNVDLHTREIKDEKKSLKFVRFGTSGTVNPSIKAGDFVASRYTAGFDGLMHFYPQHQNSQFQELFLKDFKYESIRPMVYTSECDSDLLKLFKSQTVLGNTGSLSGFYGPQGRQVRLKSLDNDFLDHLHTCGLDNFEMETSAIYSFSKMLGHKALSLNCIIANRTTGEFLQSYKESVNEMIEIGLDILTK
- a CDS encoding DUF2752 domain-containing protein, producing the protein MKLKKVLILSSVLFLGGALLFLYGSYNPSEVEGFPKCPSYSFLGLYCPGCGSQRAVFQLLNFNLNQAFRYNSLLVIMLPLVLYALGVKATNYIFGTHYQVRILNHHLFAKALLVLVIIYFILRNLEIQGLEFLRPPL
- the alaS gene encoding alanine--tRNA ligase → MKSNEIRSKFLDFFASKKHEIVASAPIVLKDDPTLMFTNAGMNQFKDFFLGHQQPKFRRIADTQKCLRVSGKHNDLDDVGKDTYHHTMFEMLGNWSFGDYFKKEAIAWAWELLTEVYKIDKNQIYVTVFEGDQEDGTPFDQEAYDCWKEHIAPERILNGNKKDNFWEMGASGPCGPCSEIHVDIRPLEERQKVDGKTLVNKDHPQVIEVWNLVFMEFNRKADGKLEKLPAKNVDTGMGFERLCMILQGKTSNYDTDVFSGLIKQLEEISGVKYGQNEQTDIAIRVIVDHLRAVSFAIADGQLPSNNGAGYVIRRILRRAIRYGFTFLNLKKEFIYKLVDTLKDEMGGAFPELIKQYNVIKNVIKEEESSFLKTLDNGLLILDSMIANAQDHKLSGAKAFELYDTYGFPFDLTQLILAEKGISVDETEFEKELNKQKQRSKQAASLKADDWVVLRDDEEQEFIGYDSTAVNVKITKYRKVESNKKTYYQLVFNVTPFYAESGGQVGDKGVLEANNGELTYIIDTKKENNLSVHIVEELPADVNAEFKAIVAKDLRQNIMANHTATHLLHQALRQILGNHVEQKGSKVDAKNLRFDFSHFKKLSPEEILAVEQFVNQKIKEKIALQEFRSIPKEEALAKGAMALFGEKYGDNVRLIQFGESKELCGGTHVPNTADIWYFKIQNESAVAAGIRRIEAITGTEALEYFKNNEAELQQIQSQLNVNKEPLKAVVSLQAENEKLKAEIEQLKREQAKGVKQEWKSQVVEINGINAIFARAEMDNALIKDLIFQLKTELENAFIVVANLYEGKATISVGISDALAKGKSLHAGNLVREWAKEIHGGGGGQPTFATAGGKLPEGLDKVLTLAKEKLENL